The Candidatus Koribacter versatilis Ellin345 genome has a segment encoding these proteins:
- a CDS encoding PLP-dependent aminotransferase family protein → MQFVIPLSRDQAPLFQQVYAGLRDAILTGKVPAGSRLPSTREMATQLGISRTVAVTAFEQLLAEGFVTGRTGSGTYVSNAISPDVRPKRSHPARIALSKYGVAAAQARAAVHLPSRAERPLPLDFAVGCSDLETFPFALWRRLLLRSARRTRVAELDYGPPEGNSQLRELICTHVRRARAVQCDTDQVIIVNGSQQAIDLISRVLLERGDPVCIEDPSYQGTREALRVAGAKLLPIAVDAAGIIPSKLPSRARLAFVTPSHQFPTGAILPLARRIELLRWAKRANAFIVEDDYDGEFNYAGNPLESLQGLDREGRVIYIGTFSRTIFSALRLGYLIVPKSLIAAFSAAKWLCDRHSPTLEQQTLAEFLAGGHYERYLRRVRQRNSKRREVLLESIAKHLGSRVTVTGQNAGAHIVLWLNRNRNEDKLVQAAAEVGVRVYGIAPYYIHPPRAAGLMLGYSRLRESEIEDGIRRLARVL, encoded by the coding sequence ATGCAATTCGTAATACCACTTTCGCGAGACCAGGCGCCACTGTTTCAGCAGGTGTATGCCGGCCTTCGTGACGCTATCCTTACCGGGAAAGTCCCGGCTGGTTCCCGCCTACCCTCCACGCGCGAAATGGCGACACAACTCGGGATCTCGCGTACCGTCGCCGTCACAGCTTTCGAACAGCTTCTTGCCGAGGGCTTCGTCACAGGACGCACCGGCTCGGGAACCTATGTCTCGAACGCCATCTCGCCGGACGTGCGCCCGAAGCGCTCCCATCCTGCGCGCATTGCGCTCTCGAAATACGGGGTAGCGGCCGCGCAGGCCCGCGCTGCCGTCCACCTTCCCTCTCGCGCCGAGCGTCCGCTGCCACTCGACTTCGCTGTCGGCTGCAGTGATCTCGAAACGTTTCCCTTCGCGCTCTGGCGACGATTGCTGCTCCGTAGCGCACGCCGCACCCGCGTCGCCGAACTCGACTACGGTCCCCCCGAAGGTAATTCGCAACTTCGGGAATTGATCTGCACCCACGTGCGTCGCGCGCGTGCCGTGCAGTGCGACACCGATCAGGTCATCATCGTCAACGGCTCGCAACAGGCGATCGATCTCATTTCTCGCGTGCTCTTAGAGCGTGGCGATCCCGTGTGTATAGAAGACCCCAGCTACCAGGGCACGCGTGAGGCCCTGCGCGTCGCCGGCGCTAAGCTCTTGCCGATCGCGGTGGACGCCGCTGGAATCATCCCATCCAAGTTGCCATCACGTGCGCGCCTGGCGTTTGTTACGCCGTCGCATCAGTTCCCCACCGGCGCAATTCTTCCTCTCGCACGGCGGATCGAACTTCTGCGCTGGGCGAAGCGCGCCAACGCCTTCATCGTGGAAGACGACTACGACGGTGAGTTTAACTACGCCGGCAATCCACTCGAATCGCTGCAGGGTCTGGATCGCGAAGGCCGCGTCATCTACATCGGCACCTTCTCGCGGACGATCTTTTCCGCGCTTCGACTCGGCTATCTCATCGTCCCGAAGTCTCTGATCGCAGCTTTCTCCGCCGCAAAGTGGCTCTGCGATCGCCACAGCCCAACTCTCGAGCAGCAGACGCTCGCTGAGTTCCTCGCCGGAGGCCACTACGAGCGCTATCTCCGGCGCGTTCGCCAACGCAACAGCAAACGTCGCGAAGTCCTGCTGGAGTCAATCGCCAAACATCTCGGCTCACGAGTCACTGTTACCGGACAAAACGCCGGGGCCCACATCGTCCTTTGGCTCAATCGCAATCGCAACGAAGACAAGCTCGTGCAGGCCGCCGCTGAAGTTGGTGTCCGCGTCTACGGCATCGCGCCGTATTACATCCATCCACCGCGCGCTGCCGGACTCATGCTGGGCTATTCCCGCCTACGCGAATCCGAAATCGAAGATGGAATCCGTCGCCTCGCCCGCGTCCTCTAA
- a CDS encoding NIPSNAP family protein yields MIVELRTYRLKAGCCEAFLEAFRAKSMPAHAEIGMKIAGPWVSLEEPDTFFFMRGFPDMESREPMKAKFYEGELWKRELEAQLMPMIVSYEVVLVEMREDGVKWT; encoded by the coding sequence ATGATTGTCGAGCTGCGGACGTACCGGTTGAAGGCGGGATGCTGCGAAGCGTTCCTGGAAGCCTTTCGCGCGAAGTCGATGCCGGCGCATGCAGAGATCGGGATGAAGATCGCGGGACCGTGGGTATCTCTGGAAGAGCCAGACACGTTCTTCTTTATGCGCGGATTTCCGGACATGGAGTCGCGCGAGCCGATGAAAGCGAAGTTCTACGAAGGCGAGTTGTGGAAGAGGGAACTGGAAGCGCAGCTGATGCCGATGATCGTGAGCTATGAGGTTGTGCTGGTGGAGATGCGAGAGGATGGGGTGAAGTGGACCTGA
- a CDS encoding GYD domain-containing protein: protein MPHYISLIRYTQQGAANIKESPKRLDAAKKAAKAAKGKVHSWFLTMGKYDAVIISEFPDDETAARFLLSTGAAGNVSTQTLKAFTEDEFRKIAGSL from the coding sequence ATGCCACATTACATAAGTTTGATTCGTTACACGCAGCAGGGAGCAGCGAATATCAAGGAGAGTCCGAAACGCCTCGACGCGGCGAAAAAAGCGGCGAAGGCGGCGAAAGGGAAGGTCCACTCATGGTTCCTGACCATGGGCAAATATGACGCTGTGATCATCTCGGAGTTTCCTGACGATGAGACGGCAGCACGATTTCTGTTGTCGACGGGAGCGGCGGGCAACGTCAGCACCCAGACGCTGAAAGCGTTCACGGAAGACGAATTTCGAAAGATTGCCGGATCGTTGTAG
- a CDS encoding VWA domain-containing protein: MTHRTLFGLALILLGTTIAAQQPAAPDKPTTFSSRTELVTVPVIVNDKSGKHMTGLKQTDFTLEENGHRREIANFEEITTTAAPLKPRPAAQYEFSNFIPSDGQTRRVTIIVVDLLNTPFLYQARARAEIVKFLSNHLQDNGPTALNVLNRNGLRPVHSFTTDTSVLIAALNKLKSNISTQDELATGAFVNPESSNALDDPSSTEASQLLEIMNQRADADFGAYKQRIQTLTTLDALDQIAQSYAGIPGRKTLIWATGGLPFLLNDPDSVTGIDTTLMDNYQRTWRALNAAEIAVYPVDAQGLLGPDLSQRAMSARSRPPAMTQASRTGVRAPTPLPVDPRQNAQDSLRAFAHSTGGHPCINQNDLATCFARAEEDSSQYYLLSYYLPSDDRKPGWRKLKVQVAGAHGEIRARDGFYVGDNPAPDSKRARNELQLAYSSPLAFTAVPMEVHIAKAAPAENNTRKVSFDLHFPANSISIAAPDNAIGLDIEAIATDEKGKSVRVFAKTISAHLKPESLPGVNKNGFRLAEELVIAKGHYQLLFVVRDDGNGKIGTLGAPLQVD; encoded by the coding sequence GTGACGCACCGCACCCTGTTCGGGCTCGCGCTCATCCTTCTCGGAACCACCATCGCTGCGCAGCAGCCCGCAGCTCCAGACAAGCCGACTACATTCTCCTCGCGTACCGAGCTGGTCACGGTTCCCGTCATCGTGAACGACAAATCCGGCAAGCACATGACCGGGCTCAAGCAAACAGATTTCACCCTTGAAGAAAACGGTCATCGCCGCGAAATTGCTAACTTCGAGGAGATCACCACCACCGCTGCCCCACTGAAGCCTCGACCCGCGGCACAGTACGAGTTCTCGAATTTCATTCCGAGCGATGGCCAAACTCGTCGCGTCACGATCATCGTAGTGGATCTGCTGAATACGCCCTTTCTCTACCAGGCGCGCGCCCGCGCCGAGATCGTCAAGTTTCTCAGCAACCATCTTCAGGACAACGGTCCCACGGCCCTCAATGTCCTGAACCGCAACGGTCTTCGGCCGGTGCACAGCTTTACCACCGACACCAGCGTCCTCATCGCCGCCCTCAACAAGCTGAAGTCCAATATCTCTACCCAAGACGAACTCGCCACAGGCGCCTTCGTCAATCCGGAATCCAGTAATGCCCTCGACGATCCCTCTTCCACCGAGGCCAGCCAACTGCTCGAGATCATGAATCAGCGCGCCGATGCCGACTTCGGCGCCTACAAGCAGCGCATCCAGACGCTCACTACCCTCGATGCACTCGATCAGATCGCGCAGTCCTATGCCGGCATTCCGGGCCGAAAGACTCTTATCTGGGCGACGGGTGGTCTTCCCTTCCTTCTGAATGATCCGGACAGCGTCACCGGCATCGACACTACCTTGATGGACAATTACCAGCGCACATGGCGGGCTCTCAACGCCGCGGAGATCGCTGTGTATCCCGTGGACGCCCAAGGGCTCCTCGGACCCGACCTGTCGCAACGCGCCATGAGTGCGCGCTCGCGTCCGCCCGCCATGACCCAGGCTTCCCGTACCGGGGTTCGAGCCCCAACTCCTCTGCCCGTCGATCCGCGCCAGAATGCACAAGATTCCTTACGCGCCTTTGCCCACTCCACTGGCGGCCATCCCTGTATCAACCAGAACGACCTCGCCACCTGCTTTGCCCGCGCGGAAGAAGATTCCTCGCAGTACTACCTGTTGAGCTATTACCTTCCTTCCGACGATCGCAAGCCCGGCTGGCGCAAGTTGAAGGTGCAGGTCGCCGGCGCTCACGGCGAGATTCGTGCCCGCGACGGTTTCTACGTTGGCGACAATCCGGCGCCCGACTCGAAGCGCGCCCGCAACGAGTTGCAACTCGCCTATTCTTCCCCGCTTGCGTTCACCGCAGTGCCAATGGAAGTTCACATAGCGAAGGCTGCACCCGCGGAAAACAACACCCGCAAGGTGAGCTTCGATCTTCACTTTCCTGCGAACAGCATCTCCATTGCGGCTCCCGATAATGCAATCGGCCTCGACATTGAAGCCATCGCCACCGACGAGAAGGGCAAGTCGGTCCGTGTGTTTGCCAAGACCATCAGCGCGCATCTCAAGCCCGAATCTCTGCCGGGAGTCAACAAGAACGGCTTTCGCCTTGCGGAAGAGTTGGTTATCGCGAAGGGCCACTACCAGCTTCTCTTCGTCGTCCGTGACGACGGTAACGGCAAAATTGGCACCCTCGGCGCACCCCTCCAGGTTGACTAG
- a CDS encoding VWA domain-containing protein, with amino-acid sequence MIRPLPIFLLAAMLPSVLAKSSGQAASGAVPLPTFRTQTELVTVPVVVTDKSGKHITGLKQSDFTLEENGSRREISHFEEISPTSEAYRVPDKVAREYSNFIPTDANVRRTSIIVIDLLNTPFRHQAQTRKEIISYLSKHVEDNGPTSLCILDGNGLKQIHSFTSNTSVLIDALKLVNGKLSSQDLQAAGNLVNPDSPHPFDDATADINVADTSTQLLEVMAERVDADYAAYDQRLNTQKTLKALEQIGQAYAGIPGRKALLWATGGFPFFLNDPRSVIGIDSSLMQNYERTWQILNAANIALYPIDSQGLLPPDTSQRGFASSRTSVASRGSSLAPNRPTRLPIDARTNIEDSLRTFAAATGGQACLNTNDLANCFAKAATDSSQYYLLSYYLSQNDRKPGWRKLKVHVAVSSVEIRARDGFFIGDTKQHSEGSLKEQLDTAAVSPIDYTSIPLAIQLKEITKAANGDHNVSFTLLAQSGALTIDIADNNHVYVDIGAVVENGKGQLARVLGQTIDAHIKPDNIAKVMKEGVSFTSDLVVPAGKATLLRFVVRDGQSGKMGSVTVPIHLE; translated from the coding sequence ATGATCCGGCCCCTTCCCATCTTCCTTCTTGCAGCTATGCTCCCCTCTGTGCTCGCAAAGTCTTCCGGCCAGGCAGCCTCAGGCGCTGTCCCGCTCCCTACGTTCCGCACACAGACCGAGCTCGTCACCGTTCCCGTTGTCGTCACCGACAAGAGCGGCAAGCACATCACCGGCCTCAAACAATCTGATTTCACCCTTGAAGAGAACGGCTCCCGTCGCGAGATCTCTCACTTTGAAGAGATTTCACCGACTTCCGAAGCCTACCGTGTTCCCGACAAGGTCGCGCGTGAATACTCTAACTTCATTCCCACGGATGCCAACGTCCGCCGCACCTCGATCATCGTTATCGATCTGCTGAATACCCCGTTCCGTCACCAGGCGCAAACGCGCAAAGAGATCATTTCCTACCTCTCAAAGCATGTGGAAGATAACGGCCCCACTTCCCTTTGTATTCTGGATGGCAACGGCTTAAAGCAGATCCACAGCTTCACTAGCAATACTTCCGTCCTGATCGACGCTCTCAAGCTGGTGAACGGAAAGCTCTCTTCGCAGGACCTGCAGGCGGCCGGCAACCTGGTGAACCCCGACAGCCCGCATCCCTTTGACGACGCCACGGCCGACATCAATGTCGCCGACACCTCCACACAACTCCTCGAAGTGATGGCCGAGCGCGTTGATGCCGACTACGCTGCTTACGATCAGCGCCTCAACACCCAGAAGACTCTCAAAGCACTCGAGCAGATCGGCCAGGCCTACGCCGGAATTCCCGGACGGAAAGCGCTCCTTTGGGCGACCGGCGGCTTTCCGTTTTTCCTCAATGATCCCCGCAGCGTCATCGGCATTGATAGTTCGCTGATGCAGAACTACGAGCGCACCTGGCAGATCCTCAACGCCGCCAACATCGCGCTTTATCCAATCGATTCCCAAGGCCTGCTTCCGCCCGACACGTCGCAGCGCGGCTTCGCGTCGTCCCGCACGTCTGTCGCGTCGCGCGGATCATCGCTGGCTCCGAATCGTCCGACGAGACTGCCCATTGATGCCCGCACCAACATCGAAGACTCGCTGCGTACCTTCGCAGCCGCCACCGGCGGTCAGGCCTGCCTCAACACCAACGATCTAGCTAACTGCTTCGCGAAGGCCGCGACCGATTCTTCGCAGTACTATCTGCTGAGCTATTACCTGTCCCAGAACGACCGTAAGCCCGGCTGGCGAAAGTTGAAGGTCCACGTCGCCGTGTCGTCCGTCGAAATCCGCGCCCGCGACGGTTTCTTTATCGGCGATACCAAGCAGCACTCGGAAGGCAGCCTCAAAGAACAACTCGATACCGCCGCTGTCTCCCCGATTGACTACACTTCAATCCCGCTCGCCATCCAACTCAAGGAAATCACCAAGGCCGCGAACGGAGACCACAACGTTTCCTTCACGTTGCTAGCGCAATCGGGCGCGCTCACCATCGACATCGCCGACAACAACCACGTTTACGTTGATATCGGCGCCGTTGTCGAAAATGGCAAGGGGCAGCTTGCCCGCGTCCTCGGCCAAACCATTGACGCCCACATCAAGCCCGACAACATCGCGAAGGTCATGAAGGAAGGCGTCAGCTTCACCAGCGACCTCGTCGTCCCCGCCGGCAAAGCCACGCTCCTCCGCTTCGTTGTCCGCGACGGCCAGTCCGGCAAAATGGGCAGCGTCACCGTGCCAATCCATCTTGAATAA
- a CDS encoding VWA domain-containing protein, translating into MRTQFVAKVVLLSTLFVPLTFAQTAPASDSGIPKFTSRSELVMVPVVVTDKSGQHVKGLKKEDFAVLQNGKSMPIAVFDEINTQDTALPPHQTPDGVFSNAVPTDNVSRRVMVIVMDLLNTPFADSADARRALFNNAKVLIDAHIPVSLMVINSTGLHEIFGLHSDPRILETALDRVGTPNPTDLHESATFGWDLGDKYLYNQYQETVAQLQNSIGGPGTKLGTSNPNPEAAYQSYRTHHDVEITLFSLEQLAHAYSGIPGRKIMIWITGGLPMNILDPTSISAYGDIMLDTYRRTFLVLNAANFSVYPVDAHGLGLESMSKHLNLTSTMNAFADATGGTAFYNRNDIGVGIRNAVQDAVQYYEIGYYLPHESHGKPQWEKIKVKVDRKETAVRTRDGFFSGYSEKPEPKSLKMEMELAFASPVAYTGFPIAIKVSALASGANLTFDLTVPPRSFRIDRENNNFANIEFAAVALGPHHQSSGIFARRITGNLTLENADHIESQGFAMHDTITLPANTNRVKFVIRDNLTGKIGSVVARLNTNSK; encoded by the coding sequence ATGCGAACTCAATTCGTCGCAAAAGTTGTCCTTCTCTCCACCCTGTTTGTCCCACTCACCTTCGCCCAAACAGCGCCTGCCTCAGACAGCGGCATCCCTAAGTTTACATCGCGGTCAGAATTGGTCATGGTGCCGGTGGTGGTTACCGACAAGTCCGGCCAGCACGTCAAAGGGCTAAAGAAGGAGGATTTCGCCGTCCTGCAAAACGGCAAATCAATGCCGATCGCCGTCTTCGATGAGATCAACACCCAGGACACGGCGCTTCCCCCGCACCAGACTCCCGACGGCGTCTTTTCCAACGCCGTCCCGACTGACAACGTCTCGCGCCGCGTGATGGTCATCGTTATGGACCTCCTTAACACACCTTTCGCCGACTCGGCTGACGCGCGACGGGCCCTATTTAATAACGCCAAGGTGCTGATCGACGCCCACATCCCCGTATCGTTAATGGTCATTAACAGTACAGGACTCCACGAGATTTTCGGACTGCACTCAGACCCGCGCATTCTAGAGACTGCCCTCGATCGGGTCGGCACCCCGAACCCGACAGACCTTCACGAATCGGCAACATTCGGATGGGACCTCGGAGACAAGTACCTCTACAACCAGTATCAGGAAACCGTTGCTCAACTTCAGAATTCGATCGGCGGCCCCGGCACCAAACTCGGCACCTCGAACCCGAACCCCGAGGCCGCGTATCAAAGCTACCGCACGCATCATGACGTCGAGATCACCCTTTTTTCTCTCGAACAACTGGCCCACGCCTACTCCGGCATCCCTGGGCGCAAGATCATGATCTGGATCACCGGCGGCTTGCCAATGAATATCCTGGATCCAACTTCAATCTCCGCGTACGGCGACATCATGCTCGACACCTATCGCCGCACCTTTCTCGTTCTCAACGCGGCGAACTTCTCTGTCTACCCGGTTGATGCCCACGGTCTTGGGCTCGAGTCCATGAGCAAGCACCTGAACCTCACATCCACGATGAATGCGTTCGCCGACGCCACAGGCGGCACCGCCTTCTACAATCGCAACGACATAGGGGTGGGCATTCGCAACGCCGTGCAGGACGCGGTTCAGTACTACGAAATCGGCTATTATTTGCCGCACGAAAGCCACGGCAAACCGCAATGGGAGAAGATCAAGGTGAAGGTCGACCGCAAGGAGACCGCGGTTCGCACCCGCGACGGATTCTTCTCCGGCTATTCCGAAAAGCCGGAACCGAAGAGCCTCAAGATGGAAATGGAACTCGCATTCGCCTCCCCCGTCGCCTACACCGGCTTTCCGATCGCAATCAAGGTCTCCGCGCTGGCTTCCGGCGCTAACCTCACGTTCGATCTCACGGTACCACCGCGCTCCTTCCGCATCGATCGCGAAAACAACAATTTTGCCAACATCGAATTTGCCGCCGTCGCCCTCGGTCCACACCATCAGTCCAGCGGCATCTTCGCACGACGCATCACCGGAAACCTCACTCTCGAGAACGCGGACCACATCGAGAGCCAGGGTTTTGCGATGCACGACACGATCACCCTTCCCGCGAATACGAATCGAGTGAAATTCGTAATTCGCGATAACCTCACGGGCAAAATCGGCAGCGTGGTCGCACGCTTGAATACCAACTCAAAATAA
- the bshC gene encoding bacillithiol biosynthesis cysteine-adding enzyme BshC — protein MIPDCIPLAEVPHTTRLFADYLAHSAKLQAFYPALKYNQNLAAYTSSIQYQPGTRDRVATALQILNERLGASPEALANIERLRRGAYAVVSGQQVGLFGGPLLAVLKAAHAVRLARDLTAQGTDTIPVFWMASEDHDLAEVDHVFLPKNDFSLQRFTADATGTTGAPMSDLRFEPTIENLVQQTSELLGDSSLVDILRESYRPGETVAGAFGKLFARLFAKHGLVLLDPADTELHRIAAPLFRRAVAEAAEIARALVDRGKELEHAGYHEQVKVSASSVLLFGIQDGARVAIQRQNDHFSVGKEKLTQEELLARIDAEPEKFNANVLLRPVMQDTLLPTLAYIGGPAEVAYFAQGSVVYERLLGRATPILPRFSATLIEPKVEKLLEKYDLKFEDINHGADALAEKLAQKTLPPELDEQFRVALATVTQTMAQAKDALAKVDASLVEAAERATSKMRYQVGRLHRRAARAALRRTHVLSQHADLIVNALYPEKELQERTVGAAYFLAKYGLDLVDTLVDAAGTCPEHRVIRV, from the coding sequence TTGATCCCTGACTGTATACCCTTGGCCGAAGTTCCGCATACCACGCGGCTTTTTGCGGACTATCTCGCTCACTCTGCCAAACTGCAGGCATTCTATCCCGCGTTGAAGTACAACCAGAACCTCGCTGCATACACTTCTTCCATCCAGTACCAACCCGGTACTCGGGATCGAGTTGCAACCGCTTTACAAATCTTGAATGAGCGTTTGGGCGCCTCGCCGGAAGCGCTGGCGAATATAGAACGGCTGCGTCGCGGCGCGTATGCGGTGGTGTCAGGACAGCAGGTTGGACTGTTCGGCGGCCCTCTGCTGGCGGTGTTGAAGGCCGCGCACGCGGTACGGTTGGCGCGCGATCTGACGGCGCAAGGGACAGATACGATTCCCGTGTTTTGGATGGCGTCGGAGGACCACGACCTTGCGGAAGTGGACCACGTCTTCCTTCCCAAGAATGATTTTTCGCTGCAGCGCTTCACGGCGGATGCAACCGGCACGACGGGCGCGCCCATGTCGGACCTGCGCTTTGAACCTACGATCGAGAACCTAGTTCAGCAGACCTCCGAGCTATTGGGCGACAGCAGTCTGGTTGACATCCTGCGCGAAAGCTATCGGCCGGGCGAGACCGTGGCCGGCGCATTCGGCAAGCTCTTCGCACGCTTGTTTGCGAAGCATGGGCTGGTACTGCTCGATCCCGCGGATACGGAGTTGCATCGGATTGCCGCGCCATTGTTCCGGCGCGCCGTGGCCGAGGCCGCAGAGATTGCGCGTGCGCTGGTGGATCGCGGCAAAGAGCTGGAACATGCCGGATATCACGAGCAGGTAAAGGTGAGCGCGTCGAGCGTGCTGCTGTTTGGCATTCAGGACGGCGCGCGAGTAGCGATCCAGCGCCAGAACGACCACTTTAGCGTCGGTAAAGAGAAACTGACCCAGGAAGAGCTTCTGGCGCGGATTGACGCCGAGCCGGAGAAGTTCAATGCCAACGTGCTGCTGCGTCCGGTAATGCAGGACACATTGCTGCCAACGCTGGCATATATCGGCGGGCCGGCGGAAGTGGCGTACTTCGCGCAAGGATCAGTGGTTTATGAACGATTGCTTGGACGAGCCACGCCGATTCTGCCACGCTTCAGTGCGACGCTGATCGAACCGAAGGTCGAAAAGCTGCTTGAGAAATATGACTTGAAGTTCGAAGACATCAACCACGGTGCGGATGCTCTCGCCGAGAAGCTGGCGCAGAAGACACTGCCGCCGGAATTGGATGAACAGTTCCGCGTCGCATTGGCGACCGTGACGCAAACCATGGCGCAGGCAAAGGACGCGCTGGCCAAAGTCGACGCAAGCCTGGTGGAAGCGGCGGAGCGGGCGACGTCGAAGATGCGCTACCAGGTCGGAAGATTGCATCGGCGGGCGGCGCGGGCGGCGCTGCGGAGAACCCATGTGCTCTCGCAGCATGCGGACCTGATCGTAAATGCGCTGTATCCGGAGAAAGAGCTGCAGGAGCGCACCGTCGGGGCAGCGTATTTCCTGGCTAAGTATGGACTCGATCTCGTGGATACCCTGGTGGATGCAGCGGGGACTTGTCCGGAGCATCGGGTGATTCGGGTTTGA
- a CDS encoding glycerophosphodiester phosphodiesterase: protein MGEQSKRPLLLGHRGQRHTRRKIIRYFQPQTIPPDNTIAAFELTMQRGCDGFEFDVRYTHDRRGVICHDPDYRGQNVANTKYEALLEGRRVRAKRTDYPPEEQIPCLEDVMARFAERAYLDIEVKIPGFEHEIVAALRQHPPTKGFVVSSFLPAVLRRFYELDPELPLGYIFGDRKLMAEWRDLPVSVVIPNVKLASDDLVQEWHAAEKQVFVWTVNRESEMRRLGLWGVDAIISDDTELLVKVLGGSK, encoded by the coding sequence ATGGGCGAGCAGTCCAAAAGGCCGCTCCTGCTGGGTCATCGCGGGCAGCGGCACACGCGGCGGAAGATCATCCGATACTTCCAGCCGCAAACCATTCCTCCCGACAATACGATCGCCGCTTTCGAACTCACCATGCAGCGCGGCTGCGATGGCTTCGAATTCGATGTGCGCTACACCCACGACCGCCGCGGCGTGATCTGCCACGATCCGGATTATCGCGGACAAAATGTTGCCAACACGAAGTACGAGGCCTTGCTGGAGGGACGCCGGGTGCGCGCGAAGCGCACAGACTATCCGCCGGAGGAGCAGATACCTTGCTTGGAAGATGTTATGGCACGGTTTGCCGAGCGCGCGTATCTGGATATCGAGGTTAAGATTCCCGGCTTCGAGCACGAAATTGTCGCGGCACTTCGACAACATCCACCCACGAAGGGATTTGTGGTGTCGTCGTTTCTGCCAGCGGTGCTGCGGAGGTTTTACGAGTTAGATCCGGAGTTGCCGCTGGGATATATCTTCGGCGATCGGAAGTTGATGGCGGAGTGGCGCGATCTGCCGGTAAGCGTGGTAATTCCAAACGTGAAGCTAGCAAGTGATGATCTGGTTCAGGAGTGGCACGCGGCAGAGAAGCAGGTGTTCGTGTGGACGGTGAACCGCGAGTCGGAGATGCGTCGACTGGGGTTGTGGGGCGTGGACGCGATTATTTCCGATGACACGGAATTACTGGTGAAGGTGCTCGGCGGGAGCAAGTGA
- a CDS encoding CPBP family intramembrane glutamic endopeptidase, whose protein sequence is MFALMIFGGLGPWTGVEIAVALALVALLLAFGFGGDRFVRALSLRSPVAQVAVSTVFVLPYVVLALADGIFQWRWFAVYTLVPIAVAAALALSAKVDTEQKGTVFDYAVLLLLGLAVDLRWFEPAWPNHLHAIGKIVLLDAGLYAFLVIRRLTGTGIDFRARWRDWKIGLRELAYFTPIVLAFGFALSFLHWHSRLPPWWLPLAWLYTAMFIAIPEEIFFRGWMQNLLERRLGRRWSLVVTAIVFGLSHFNKRMPQFNTAFNWRYVLLAAIAGIFYGRAWRQERRVAASAITHASVDTLWSIWLR, encoded by the coding sequence ATGTTCGCGCTGATGATCTTCGGCGGCCTCGGCCCATGGACAGGCGTGGAGATCGCTGTCGCTCTCGCGCTCGTCGCGTTGCTGCTGGCGTTTGGATTCGGCGGCGACAGATTCGTGCGGGCGCTCAGCTTGCGTTCACCTGTAGCTCAGGTCGCTGTCTCGACTGTCTTCGTCCTGCCGTACGTGGTGCTCGCGCTCGCCGACGGAATTTTCCAGTGGCGATGGTTCGCGGTCTATACGCTGGTACCGATCGCGGTCGCAGCGGCATTGGCCTTGTCGGCGAAGGTTGACACGGAGCAGAAGGGCACAGTCTTCGATTACGCAGTGCTGCTCCTGCTCGGTCTGGCGGTGGACCTAAGATGGTTCGAGCCAGCGTGGCCGAACCATCTACATGCGATTGGCAAGATCGTTCTGTTGGATGCGGGGCTGTATGCGTTTCTTGTCATCCGTAGGCTGACCGGAACAGGGATCGATTTCCGTGCGCGGTGGCGGGATTGGAAGATCGGGTTGCGCGAACTCGCGTACTTCACGCCGATTGTGCTGGCGTTCGGATTCGCGCTGTCTTTCTTGCATTGGCACTCACGATTGCCACCGTGGTGGCTGCCGCTGGCCTGGCTCTACACGGCAATGTTCATAGCGATTCCCGAAGAGATCTTTTTTCGCGGCTGGATGCAGAACCTGCTGGAGCGAAGACTTGGGCGCAGGTGGTCGCTAGTCGTGACGGCGATTGTTTTCGGCTTGTCGCACTTTAACAAGCGGATGCCACAGTTCAACACGGCGTTCAATTGGCGCTACGTACTGCTGGCGGCGATTGCCGGAATCTTCTACGGGCGGGCCTGGAGGCAGGAGCGTCGGGTGGCGGCGTCGGCCATCACGCATGCGTCGGTAGACACTTTGTGGTCCATCTGGCTGCGCTGA